tacagttgtagaatgaaaacaccgttttttctcatacattctcaccgtaatttttacagtaaatctctggtaaccacagctgccagcgttttaccgtaaatttaacggaattttttttacagtgtatgttGCTTTTATACCTGAACGTTTTCCCACAGTGGtcacagctgaagggtttctctccagtgtggcGTCGTTGATGGATCCTTAGATGACCTACTTGAGAGAAGGCCATACCACATTGGTCACAGCTGTATGGTTTTTCTCCAGTGTGGGTGCGCTCATGGGTTATACATGATCCTACTGCTGAGAACTTCTTTGCACGGTATCTGCACTTGTAACGCTTCTCTCCAGTGTGAATACGCTCATGATGCTTTAAAGCACCTTGATCAGTAAAGAATTTACCACAATCCTGACAAGGGTAGAGTAATTCTCTGGTGTGGATGTTTCTGTGAGTCTTAAATTTACCCAACCGACTGAAACTTTTACCACAGTCCTCACATTTGtatggtttctctccagtgtgagtGCATATATGACGCTTCACTGCAAATGACTGTGTGAAAGCTTTCTCACAGATCTCACAGCTGTacggtttctctccagtgtggatACGCTGATGCATCCTTAGAGTACTTGCTTGAGAGAAGGCCAAACCACATTGCTCACAGCTGTacggtttctctccagtgtggatACGCTGATGGATCCTTAGAGTATTTACTTGAGAGAAGGCCATACCACACTGTCTACAGCTGTacggtttctctcctgtgtaaACTCGCATATGCTTCTTTAAATCTGATAAAGAAGATAACTCTTTACCACACTGCTGACAGTGATGACTATAAGGCGTGCCCCTCTGTTCCTAGAAcaagaagaagcagaaaacaaaacagtcatGGTGGAGATCTTCAGCTGACAGCTTTGCATTACTGCGGAGGAGAGTTGTCACAATAGCAGTGTTTTCAATGTCAAACTGATACACTTTTCAataccactgcaacaaaaatggcCTCCTGGTAGGAGTCAGTGATATGGATAAAAAActgattcacattttttttccttcatgacCAAAACATCCACAGATTTCATTTTCCTGAGGTCAGTTGGCAtagtaaaatgaaaatgtttgttttttggaattAAAACATCTGTAGAAGACTGGACTACTAGACTAATACACGACAGGAGCTCAGTTACAGTTAGAGGAACTACACCAAATAACTATGTCTAACCTTCCAGGACATCCAAACCTTTCTCACTGGAGGCAGAAAATCAGCTGCTCAACTCCATCACATTGTCagaaaggaaaaagtcaaactttaaaTGTGTTGAGTGTAAATTCATTCCTACAAGAAAAAGaggtgtcagcactcaaaaaatgGCCTTTTAGGTAGTTTTATTCAAGGCACAACAGACACGTTTCGACTCAGTCTTCTTCAGCATTGTGAAACACTACATGGAAGAGCACCTTAAGTACAGGACGTATAACCTGTTATACCTGCTGTACAATTCTGATCAAAATTcagaccagttgaaaaattgcaagaatttacgTTTTacactgttggatcttaagaaggttctaagtagagcttcaaaatggaagaagaagaaatggagatgagacaaaaaaagattttgagtaagtaatttattgaaaacaacaattaaagtgaaataagtTGTTCATTAGCTGACCAAAAGTTTAAGATCACAGCCTTTAAAGGCCAAAATCTGCACAAAAATGTAGATTCAATGTGATTTTCCATCTGTTGAGACACGGGACGATTCTCGGCCCAAGTTAAAGCCATTACTGGTGCCGACTGCAGCCCAATAACCATCAGACAGCATCTGTGAGGGAAGggcttaaaaaactaaaaacatcttcaaaggccTCGTCTCTTTCAACGCCACTAAATTGCCCATTTGGACTTTACAAGGGAGCACCAAACATGGGACAATGAAAGTTGGAAGAAACTTTTATtctctgatgagaaaaaatgtaaccttgacGGTCCTGATGGTTTCAACATTACTGGCATGACAAGGAGATCCCACTAGAGATGTTTTCTATGCTGCACAGTGGAGGGGGCACCATCATGATCTGGGCTGCTTTTTCCTTCAGTGGAACAATAGAGCTTCAGGTTGTGCAGTGGCGTCAAACGGCGGCTGGCTATGTGGAGATGTTGCAGCGGGCATCCCTCATGACTGAGGGCCATCATTTGTGTGGTAAAGACTGGGTTTTTCAACAGGACAACACTGCAGTTCACAATGCTCGCCTCACAAAGGACTGCTTCAATGCCCGTTGTGAAGCCATCTTCACCACTTGAAGCAACATTCCCACTAGCCTCCTGGAAACACTACCATCAAGCATGCCGAAATGAATTTTTGAAGTAACCAACAAGAACGGTGGAGCTACTCATTGCGGAGtccttttttcaaacttttatttctgttttgagggtgttttggggtttttcgagctgtggtcttaaacttttgatcagctaatgaacagcctatttcactttaattgttgttttcaataaattgcttactcaaAATCTTTTTTGTCTCACTACCATTTCTTCTTCTTGCATTTTGAagccctactgagaaccttcttaagatccaacagtgcaaaccgtaaattcttgcaatttttcaactggtctgaagattttgatcaggagtgtatatCAGGTTTTATGTCCTGTACTTAAGGTGCTCTTCCACGTAGTGTTTCACAACGCTGAAGAAGACAGAGTCGAAACATGTCTGTTGTGCCACATTGTGCCTTGAATAAATTTACCGACAAGGACATTTTTTGAGTGTTGAcacctctttttcttttaagtgttttttgtaTGCACCTTTAGGAGTTCTCCTCTTTTCACTTTCTCTGCAAATTCATTCCTACCTTGAGAGGGGTAGCCATCTTTCTTCCTCAGACAGCTGCCCTGAAGTCAGATTCAATGATGGACTGCGTTCCTCTCCACAAGTGTCTGGTCTCAGCACTGAGCTGAGGACAAACAGAGACCCATTATCAGACAGCAGCTCCTCAAGTGTCCACGGTCTGCAGATGCCCGCTGCCTCATTCTTAGAAACTTCTAGAAAGGTGTCATAGTGGCAGGTCCATCCAAAAAGAAAGGAACAGAAGTGTTTATCTCAGAGAGGATGTGGGCTCAAAAATAACACCTGGCATGACTCGTGCAAACAAGACTATATTTACAGCccaaacaagcctatatttacagccacaacaagcctatatttacagccacaacAAGCCTATATACTTGCATCCAAAACAAACCTATACTTACAGCCTAAACAAGCCTTTATTTACAGCctaaacaagcctatatttacagcccaaacaagcctatatttacagcccaaacaagcctatatttacagccacaacaagcctatatttacagccacaacaagcctatatttacagcccaaacaagcctatatttacagcccaaacaagcctatatttacagcccaaacaagcctatatttacagccacaacaagcctatatttacagccacaacaagcctatatttacagccacaacaagcctatatttacagctacaacaagcctatatttacagccacaacaagcctatatttacagctacaacaagcctatatttacagccacaacAAGCCTATATACTTGCATCCAAAACAAACATATACTTACAGCCTAAACAAGCCTTTATTTACAGCCACAACAAGCCTATATATACAGCCACAtcaagccaatatttacagccacgaca
This genomic stretch from Cheilinus undulatus linkage group 22, ASM1832078v1, whole genome shotgun sequence harbors:
- the LOC121504972 gene encoding zinc finger protein 239-like: MATPLKEQRGTPYSHHCQQCGKELSSLSDLKKHMRVYTGEKPYSCRQCGMAFSQVNTLRIHQRIHTGEKPYSCEQCGLAFSQASTLRMHQRIHTGEKPYSCEICEKAFTQSFAVKRHICTHTGEKPYKCEDCGKSFSRLGKFKTHRNIHTRELLYPCQDCGKFFTDQGALKHHERIHTGEKRYKCRYRAKKFSAVGSCITHERTHTGEKPYSCDQCGMAFSQVGHLRIHQRRHTGEKPFSCDHCGKTFSNKE